One Methanoculleus sp. 7T genomic window carries:
- a CDS encoding FkbM family methyltransferase — MYWKHAFGSPDVIAAYDGVVFGRVPDAADAVYLVGEYHIDDIRPEDVVVDIGANVGAFCIRAARRSRHVLAVEPVLGEALRENVRANGTDVTVIEGALGDGSVEQITWGNKTVTVTTHTLGEFAGMAGGCDFLKCDCEGAEWSIRPKDLDGVRRIEMELHVPPIGGPVNRALLDYIGEHYDFEIDRTPGYDVLGVMGVLHAVRKSGR; from the coding sequence ATGTACTGGAAGCACGCCTTTGGGTCCCCGGACGTGATCGCCGCATACGACGGCGTGGTCTTTGGGAGGGTTCCCGATGCGGCCGATGCCGTCTACCTCGTCGGCGAGTACCACATCGACGACATAAGGCCGGAGGATGTCGTCGTGGATATCGGGGCCAATGTGGGTGCCTTCTGCATCCGTGCCGCCAGACGGTCGCGGCACGTGCTGGCAGTCGAACCCGTCCTCGGCGAGGCTCTGCGCGAGAACGTCAGGGCGAACGGCACCGACGTCACGGTGATCGAGGGGGCGCTCGGCGACGGGAGCGTGGAGCAGATCACCTGGGGAAACAAGACCGTCACCGTGACGACCCATACCCTCGGGGAGTTCGCCGGCATGGCCGGAGGATGCGATTTTCTGAAGTGCGACTGCGAAGGAGCCGAATGGTCCATCCGGCCCAAAGACCTCGACGGGGTGCGCCGCATCGAGATGGAACTCCACGTGCCTCCGATCGGCGGGCCGGTGAACCGGGCGCTCCTCGACTACATCGGGGAGCACTACGACTTTGAGATCGACCGGACGCCCGGCTACGACGTGCTGGGCGTAATGGGAGTCTTGCAC
- a CDS encoding glycosyltransferase — MAYMNGITCICDNGRTLEDHRPIVGDDVISGIYRKAASLRGKRVLHVNSTYQSGGVAEMIISLVPLMNDVGIDTQWNILSGDADFFTITKNFHNALQGQAIAFSNEEMGLYLRTNESFSGQMAIDHDLVVIHDPQPLPLIRFYQKTQPWVWRCHVDLSNPDPALWEFLKGFVLDYDRMVISHEGYRRRGMSMEQWICRPAIDPLSDKNRDLAPEEIAGLLANYGVPTDKPLITQISRFDKWKDPVGVVDVFREVKRHVDCRLVLCGSMAPDDPEGWAIYRQVEDAAREFIDAGDVILITAEDHLLVNALQRASAIILQKSLREGFGLTVTEGLWKGRPVVASRVGGIPLQIEDGETGFLLDPTDTEGFAWRVRQILENPDLGERLGRAGKEYVRQHFLITRLLSDYLDMLNAELTDWDNT, encoded by the coding sequence ATGGCGTACATGAACGGGATAACCTGCATCTGCGATAACGGCCGGACGCTCGAGGACCACCGGCCCATCGTCGGCGACGATGTCATCTCCGGGATCTACCGCAAGGCGGCGAGCCTCCGGGGGAAGCGAGTCCTCCATGTGAACTCGACCTACCAGAGCGGCGGCGTAGCGGAGATGATCATCTCGTTGGTGCCGCTCATGAACGACGTCGGGATCGATACCCAGTGGAATATCTTAAGCGGCGACGCCGACTTCTTCACCATCACCAAGAACTTCCATAACGCGCTCCAAGGGCAGGCGATCGCGTTTTCCAACGAGGAGATGGGCCTCTACCTCAGGACGAACGAGTCCTTCTCGGGCCAGATGGCGATCGACCACGACCTGGTGGTCATCCACGACCCGCAGCCCCTGCCCCTGATCAGGTTCTACCAAAAGACCCAGCCCTGGGTCTGGCGGTGCCACGTCGATCTCTCAAATCCCGATCCGGCCCTCTGGGAGTTCCTCAAGGGCTTCGTGCTGGACTACGACCGGATGGTCATCTCGCACGAGGGCTACCGGCGCCGCGGGATGTCGATGGAGCAGTGGATCTGCCGGCCCGCGATCGACCCGCTCTCGGATAAGAACCGCGACCTCGCTCCGGAAGAGATCGCGGGTCTCCTCGCGAACTACGGGGTGCCGACCGATAAACCGCTGATCACCCAGATCTCTCGGTTCGATAAGTGGAAGGACCCGGTGGGCGTCGTCGACGTCTTCCGTGAGGTGAAGCGGCACGTCGACTGCAGGCTGGTGCTCTGCGGGAGCATGGCGCCCGACGACCCCGAAGGCTGGGCGATCTACCGGCAGGTCGAGGATGCGGCACGGGAGTTCATCGATGCCGGCGACGTGATCCTGATCACCGCCGAGGACCACCTGCTGGTCAACGCCCTGCAGCGGGCTTCGGCAATCATCCTCCAGAAGTCGCTCAGGGAGGGCTTCGGCCTGACCGTCACCGAAGGGCTCTGGAAGGGGCGGCCGGTCGTTGCGTCCCGTGTCGGGGGCATACCGCTCCAGATCGAGGATGGGGAGACGGGTTTCCTCCTCGACCCGACCGATACGGAGGGGTTCGCCTGGAGGGTCCGGCAGATCCTCGAGAACCCGGACCTTGGGGAGAGGCTCGGGCGGGCCGGCAAAGAGTATGTCAGGCAGCACTTCCTGATCACCCGCCTCCTCTCCGACTACCTGGATATGCTGAACGCGGAGCTTACGGACTGGGATAACACCTGA
- a CDS encoding DEAD/DEAH box helicase codes for MENNITFQDFNISQKTLRAIEDMGFEEPTPIQVSTIPAILEGRDVTGQAQTGTGKTAAFGVPAIERVDTESTETQVIVLSPTRELAIQTAEEFARLAKHHRGLNILPIYGGQPIERQFRGLRRGVQIVVGTPGRVLDHLDRGTLSFAGVKMVVLDEADQMLDMGFREDIEKILDETPSDRQTILFSATLPKPILDISKRFQKDPELISVARREVTVPQIEQLYLEVRSRDKLEILCRLLDMYDPDLTLIFSNTKRGVDDLTTHLQARGYFAEGLHGDMKQALRDRVMTKFRAGNIDMLVATDVAARGIDVEDVDLVINYDVPQDIEYYIHRIGRTARAGRTGRAVTFVGPREYFKLRTIQDYTKIRIARIPLPTPGDVEESRARKLIDRVQQVINEGDLDRYVNIAERITSEDYTSLEVAAALLKLELETGTPTDRGSGQPQEIGPAWGPALLEIPLGREDQIRPKDIVGALAGETGIPGRSIGAINIYETYSTVEVPRDAAGQVIERMKGKTIAGVRLPGPIEIVGASPNGQ; via the coding sequence ATGGAGAATAATATTACCTTTCAGGATTTCAATATCTCTCAAAAGACGCTCCGAGCGATAGAAGATATGGGCTTTGAGGAGCCCACGCCGATTCAGGTAAGCACAATACCGGCGATACTCGAAGGACGCGACGTGACCGGCCAGGCCCAGACAGGGACCGGGAAGACGGCGGCGTTCGGGGTCCCGGCGATCGAGCGCGTCGATACCGAGAGCACCGAGACGCAGGTCATCGTCCTCTCTCCCACCCGGGAACTCGCCATCCAGACCGCCGAGGAATTCGCCCGCTTGGCGAAACACCACCGGGGCCTCAACATCCTCCCGATCTACGGCGGCCAGCCGATCGAGCGGCAGTTCCGGGGGCTGCGGCGCGGCGTCCAGATCGTCGTCGGGACACCCGGACGGGTGCTCGACCACCTCGACCGCGGGACCCTCTCGTTTGCCGGGGTGAAGATGGTCGTCCTCGACGAGGCGGACCAGATGCTCGATATGGGCTTTCGGGAGGATATCGAGAAGATCCTCGATGAAACCCCCAGCGACCGGCAGACGATCCTCTTCTCGGCCACGCTCCCGAAGCCCATCCTCGATATCTCAAAGAGGTTCCAGAAGGACCCCGAACTCATCTCGGTCGCACGGCGGGAAGTGACCGTCCCCCAGATCGAGCAGCTCTACCTTGAGGTGCGGAGCAGGGACAAACTCGAGATCCTCTGCCGGCTGCTCGATATGTACGACCCGGACCTGACCCTGATCTTCTCAAACACCAAGCGGGGCGTCGACGACCTGACCACTCACCTCCAAGCCAGAGGCTACTTCGCAGAGGGGCTCCACGGCGACATGAAGCAGGCCCTGCGGGACCGGGTGATGACGAAGTTCCGTGCAGGGAACATCGACATGCTCGTTGCCACCGACGTCGCCGCACGGGGTATCGACGTCGAGGACGTCGACCTGGTCATCAACTACGACGTCCCGCAGGACATCGAGTACTACATCCACCGCATCGGCCGGACGGCGCGTGCCGGGCGTACCGGGAGAGCCGTCACGTTCGTCGGTCCGAGGGAGTACTTCAAACTCCGGACGATCCAGGACTACACCAAGATCCGGATCGCCCGCATCCCGCTCCCGACGCCGGGAGACGTCGAGGAGAGCCGGGCGCGGAAACTTATCGACCGGGTACAGCAGGTCATCAACGAGGGCGACCTCGATCGCTACGTGAACATCGCAGAGCGGATCACCTCCGAGGACTACACCTCGCTTGAGGTCGCCGCCGCCCTCCTCAAACTGGAACTCGAGACGGGAACCCCTACCGACCGAGGCTCCGGCCAGCCGCAGGAGATCGGACCGGCCTGGGGGCCGGCGCTCCTTGAGATCCCGCTCGGGAGGGAAGACCAGATCAGGCCGAAGGATATCGTCGGCGCACTCGCGGGCGAGACCGGGATCCCCGGCAGATCCATCGGTGCGATCAACATCTACGAGACGTATTCCACCGTTGAGGTGCCCCGGGATGCCGCCGGCCAGGTCATCGAGCGGATGAAGGGGAAGACCATCGCCGGAGTCAGGCTGCCCGGCCCGATCGAGATCGTCGGGGCGTCCCCGAACGGACAGTGA
- a CDS encoding uracil-DNA glycosylase family protein — protein sequence MDTSSSPSMRAVEVYLRYAAGRPELRDILMPELLPHDACAAACRRPGRINVLFVAESPPWAAGRREVARPGDCLSPDYPYFWNDRYDTRHRRARAPLSGGLAENIFLLLGLDGGSRRENLDLFVGENFFLVDTVKCVFRKNRKAAIPSDLIRTSAREVLAPEIADLAPEYVVALGNTALAGLREVEPYASALCGVGKITETPPESLFEEHRLLCVPYPGGRNRRYLDRIESGFAAVRDLG from the coding sequence ATGGACACCTCGTCTTCTCCATCGATGAGGGCCGTGGAGGTCTACCTGCGGTACGCCGCCGGGCGGCCGGAACTCCGCGATATCCTCATGCCGGAACTCCTGCCGCACGACGCCTGCGCCGCCGCATGCCGCAGGCCCGGCCGCATAAACGTGCTCTTCGTCGCCGAGTCCCCGCCATGGGCCGCCGGGCGGCGCGAGGTCGCCCGGCCCGGCGACTGCTTGAGCCCCGACTACCCCTACTTCTGGAACGACCGCTACGATACGCGGCACCGCCGGGCGAGAGCCCCGCTCTCCGGGGGGCTTGCGGAGAACATCTTCCTGCTGCTCGGACTCGACGGAGGGTCGCGCCGGGAGAACCTCGACCTCTTTGTCGGGGAGAACTTCTTCCTCGTCGATACGGTCAAGTGCGTCTTCCGGAAGAACCGGAAGGCGGCCATCCCGAGCGACCTCATCCGGACGAGCGCTCGAGAGGTCCTCGCCCCTGAGATCGCCGACCTCGCCCCCGAGTACGTCGTCGCCCTCGGGAATACGGCGCTCGCCGGGCTCAGGGAGGTCGAGCCCTACGCGAGCGCTCTCTGCGGTGTCGGGAAGATTACGGAGACTCCCCCGGAGAGCCTCTTTGAGGAGCACCGCCTCCTCTGCGTGCCGTACCCGGGCGGGCGCAACCGGCGCTACTTGGACCGGATCGAGTCCGGGTTTGCGGCGGTCAGGGACCTCGGGTAG
- a CDS encoding Hsp20/alpha crystallin family protein gives MAWRGSPRGLRAEFDELLADMQRQFNETMERISGAAQQLPLIGGAGTMIDVREHDADVVVVADLPGVERQNVSIRLLDPRTLRISARREEAREAEQAGYYMRERRIGAIARTVSLPVDVGEEGSHATFKNGVLEVRLKKTAEAGGKAIPVSGEAQKEGRPSEEPSGYLRPKEVMEEAKKVELGERGTSEEQATAERLRKHKEELYEEGKKKFAE, from the coding sequence ATGGCATGGAGAGGATCGCCGCGCGGGCTCCGGGCTGAATTCGACGAGTTGCTCGCGGATATGCAGAGGCAGTTTAACGAGACGATGGAACGCATCTCCGGGGCCGCACAGCAGTTACCGCTGATCGGCGGCGCCGGAACGATGATCGACGTCCGGGAACACGACGCAGACGTCGTGGTCGTCGCCGACCTCCCCGGCGTTGAGAGGCAGAACGTATCAATCCGGCTCCTCGACCCGAGGACGCTTCGGATCTCGGCCCGGCGAGAGGAAGCGAGGGAGGCCGAGCAGGCGGGATACTACATGCGGGAGCGGAGGATCGGGGCAATCGCCCGGACGGTCTCCCTGCCTGTTGATGTCGGGGAAGAGGGGTCGCACGCCACCTTCAAGAACGGGGTCCTTGAGGTGCGGCTGAAGAAGACCGCCGAGGCCGGGGGGAAGGCCATCCCGGTGAGCGGAGAGGCGCAGAAGGAAGGGCGTCCCAGTGAGGAGCCCTCCGGCTACCTGCGACCCAAAGAGGTGATGGAGGAGGCGAAGAAGGTCGAACTGGGCGAGAGAGGGACCTCCGAAGAGCAGGCGACGGCCGAGAGGCTCCGTAAGCACAAAGAAGAGTTGTATGAGGAAGGAAAGAAGAAGTTCGCCGAGTAA
- a CDS encoding HepT-like ribonuclease domain-containing protein has product MRRDDLFLQHILEETVFLREVGKELTYDRLLADPVQQRAVVRSIEIIGEATKNVSKILKEQHPEIPWRLIAGSRDKLIHAYFEVDWRIVWNILQNEVPTLEQGVQAILTEFDTTAGETG; this is encoded by the coding sequence GTGAGGCGTGACGACCTCTTCCTTCAACATATCCTTGAAGAGACTGTATTCCTCCGCGAAGTCGGCAAAGAACTGACATATGACAGGCTGCTCGCAGATCCGGTGCAGCAACGTGCCGTCGTCCGCTCAATCGAGATCATAGGAGAAGCGACGAAGAACGTCTCCAAGATCCTGAAAGAACAACACCCGGAGATCCCCTGGCGGCTGATTGCCGGCTCACGCGATAAACTGATTCACGCTTATTTTGAGGTTGACTGGAGGATTGTCTGGAACATTCTCCAGAATGAGGTCCCTACCTTGGAGCAGGGAGTGCAGGCCATTCTCACCGAATTCGATACAACGGCAGGGGAAACGGGATAA
- a CDS encoding nucleotidyltransferase family protein codes for MADLMRRGEKSVFVTQLEEVVPLLRERFGVAKIGIFGSAARGENRPESDVDVLVEFAPGQTTFRNFMELAFYLEDLFGRRVDLVTEQGLNRHLRPVVKREVVWCEA; via the coding sequence ATGGCAGACCTGATGCGCCGGGGAGAGAAGAGCGTGTTCGTCACTCAACTCGAAGAAGTGGTCCCGCTACTCCGTGAGCGGTTCGGCGTAGCGAAGATCGGCATATTCGGATCGGCGGCTCGCGGTGAGAACCGGCCGGAGAGCGATGTCGACGTGCTGGTCGAGTTTGCACCGGGGCAGACGACGTTCCGGAATTTCATGGAACTCGCATTCTACCTCGAGGACCTCTTCGGCCGCAGGGTGGATCTCGTCACCGAACAGGGGCTCAACCGGCATCTCAGGCCGGTTGTCAAGCGGGAGGTCGTCTGGTGTGAGGCGTGA
- a CDS encoding HIT family protein, with protein sequence MGDMTCPFCNPPAEEIVLADDLCYARYDKFPVNPGHLLIIPFRHVAGFFEATDEEQAALLALVREAKRLLDERFHPDGYNIGVNVGTAAGQTVMHLHVHVIPRYAGDVQDPRGGVRGVIPERRGY encoded by the coding sequence ATGGGCGATATGACCTGCCCGTTCTGTAATCCTCCCGCCGAGGAGATCGTGCTCGCAGACGATCTCTGCTACGCCCGCTACGACAAATTTCCGGTGAACCCCGGCCACCTCCTCATCATCCCCTTCCGGCACGTCGCCGGCTTCTTCGAGGCGACGGACGAGGAGCAGGCCGCCCTCCTCGCCCTCGTCCGGGAGGCAAAACGGCTGCTCGACGAGCGTTTCCATCCCGACGGCTACAACATCGGCGTCAACGTCGGCACGGCCGCCGGACAGACGGTGATGCACCTGCACGTCCACGTCATCCCGCGGTACGCCGGGGATGTGCAGGATCCCCGGGGCGGGGTGCGGGGCGTCATCCCGGAGAGGAGGGGGTATTGA
- a CDS encoding HNH endonuclease domain-containing protein: MDLAQYRRINNIIERDSADATYKYALLRGVIEICQQFSHLREEDGDQVSFPLGLLVEKWLLYYYPIFAAPRFIPQKNGETLDQDAGRAISFRKHFMPVIDYYRDRGGISVFYSDYIRGSIPDEIRPEFRTLVKAVRKTITEMPMKHLGYSQSKEHYSVFDYDRPLYRLSGDSPVDRAHLIENFGRFSLSRDLCTIFEYFGSFISGEECLLKKWAAFTASADKTGTVTEECMLSLLTKTPTTERAIADARNIYRSVFEEEGTLACVWSGKAIPSPDAMHIDHVLPFSVWKNNDLWNLLPALDSVNAQKRDRIPDPSLLKSRKEHIIGYWGLLRDRAPRPFEREISVSLLGLQAPRSDWQDRAFEHLAEKCAYLIDVRGYAAWAI, from the coding sequence ATGGATCTCGCCCAATACCGCCGGATCAACAACATCATCGAGCGGGACAGTGCCGACGCGACGTACAAGTACGCTCTCCTCCGGGGCGTCATCGAGATCTGCCAGCAGTTCTCGCACCTGCGGGAGGAAGACGGCGATCAGGTCTCGTTCCCGCTCGGGCTGCTCGTCGAGAAGTGGCTGCTCTATTACTACCCTATCTTCGCAGCCCCGAGGTTCATCCCGCAGAAGAACGGGGAAACGCTGGATCAGGACGCCGGCAGGGCCATCTCGTTCCGGAAGCACTTCATGCCGGTCATCGACTACTACCGGGACCGGGGCGGGATCTCGGTATTCTATAGCGACTACATCCGCGGCTCGATTCCGGATGAGATCCGGCCGGAGTTCCGGACGCTGGTCAAAGCAGTCCGGAAGACCATCACAGAGATGCCGATGAAGCACCTCGGCTACTCGCAGTCGAAGGAGCACTACTCGGTCTTCGACTATGATCGCCCGTTATATCGGCTCTCCGGGGACAGCCCGGTCGACCGGGCCCACCTGATCGAGAACTTCGGCCGGTTCTCCCTCTCCCGTGACCTCTGCACAATCTTTGAGTACTTCGGGAGTTTCATCTCCGGGGAGGAGTGCCTCTTGAAGAAGTGGGCCGCATTCACCGCATCGGCGGATAAAACAGGGACCGTCACCGAGGAGTGCATGCTCTCCCTGCTCACGAAGACACCGACGACCGAACGGGCGATTGCGGATGCCCGGAATATCTATCGGTCGGTCTTCGAGGAAGAGGGGACGCTCGCCTGTGTCTGGTCGGGAAAGGCCATTCCCTCACCGGATGCGATGCATATCGACCACGTCCTTCCGTTCTCGGTCTGGAAGAACAACGACCTTTGGAACCTGCTCCCAGCCCTCGATTCCGTCAACGCCCAGAAACGCGACCGCATCCCCGACCCCTCGCTCCTCAAGTCCCGGAAGGAACACATCATCGGCTACTGGGGCCTCCTCCGCGACCGTGCGCCCCGCCCGTTCGAGCGGGAGATCTCGGTCTCGCTCCTCGGGCTGCAGGCGCCGCGGAGCGACTGGCAGGACCGGGCGTTCGAGCACCTCGCCGAGAAGTGCGCCTACTTGATCGATGTCAGGGGGTACGCGGCATGGGCGATATGA